The following are from one region of the Alicyclobacillus fastidiosus genome:
- a CDS encoding sulfatase, protein MKKKPNVLLLGIDSLRRDHMSLYGYPRLTTPHIDKFAQTGTVFEQHFSPNIPTTPGYASMLTGMDCFGTDVVALRHQGELGPHVQTLAEVLLDEGYNTTCVGFSGNPSARGFQNYLDFDGWAPEQNGRSPKAERLNQVAIPELKRLAAQDEPFFLFVRHMDPHSPYLPPGPFERMFYDGDECAPDNPSLRDVYAFKPFADFFRSWFPDGCTDKAYINAQYDGAIAYMDACIQNIFECVDSLGIADETIVVVTSDHGETLDEHDCYYDHHGLYECTLVVPLIVRYPGRVPAGKRHSGTTLIRDIMPTILDLAEIRTEISFDGRSLAPVLAGGERTPESEFYITECTWMRKHGWRTPEWKLIRALEPDFHFKDEVELYHLTEDPLERTNLAEVRPDVVEELTARMNAFIARREQETGRTNPMYTNLNWHGLGTGPFKTSQEAYDALHIGSIRHAVSLQSKD, encoded by the coding sequence GTGAAGAAAAAACCTAATGTGTTGCTGCTGGGGATCGATAGTTTGCGTCGAGATCACATGAGTCTCTATGGGTACCCTCGATTGACGACACCGCACATCGATAAGTTCGCACAAACTGGTACGGTGTTCGAACAGCACTTCAGCCCAAACATACCGACGACGCCAGGTTATGCGTCGATGCTGACAGGCATGGACTGCTTTGGGACGGATGTCGTCGCGCTGCGCCACCAAGGAGAACTGGGACCGCACGTCCAGACATTGGCCGAAGTGCTGTTGGACGAAGGATACAACACGACGTGCGTCGGCTTTAGCGGCAATCCATCAGCACGTGGTTTTCAGAATTATTTGGACTTTGACGGGTGGGCGCCTGAGCAAAACGGGCGTAGTCCGAAGGCTGAGCGCCTCAATCAGGTCGCTATCCCAGAGTTAAAGCGTTTAGCGGCACAAGATGAGCCGTTCTTCCTGTTTGTCCGTCACATGGACCCACATTCTCCGTATTTGCCACCTGGTCCGTTTGAACGGATGTTTTACGATGGCGATGAGTGCGCGCCGGACAATCCGTCACTGCGGGACGTGTACGCGTTCAAGCCGTTTGCAGACTTTTTCCGCTCGTGGTTTCCAGACGGGTGTACGGACAAAGCGTACATCAATGCACAGTATGACGGCGCGATCGCGTATATGGATGCATGTATTCAAAATATCTTTGAGTGTGTGGATAGCTTGGGTATTGCCGACGAGACCATCGTGGTCGTCACGTCGGACCACGGGGAGACACTGGACGAACACGATTGTTACTACGATCACCACGGGTTGTACGAGTGCACACTGGTCGTTCCACTCATCGTACGCTATCCGGGACGCGTCCCAGCTGGCAAACGCCATTCGGGTACTACGCTCATCCGCGATATTATGCCAACCATTCTGGATTTGGCGGAAATTCGCACCGAAATATCATTCGATGGCCGCAGTTTGGCGCCCGTTCTCGCAGGAGGTGAACGCACGCCGGAGTCGGAATTCTACATTACCGAATGTACGTGGATGCGAAAGCACGGCTGGCGGACGCCGGAATGGAAACTGATTCGCGCCTTGGAGCCTGACTTTCACTTCAAAGACGAAGTCGAGCTCTACCATCTCACGGAGGATCCCTTGGAAAGGACCAACTTAGCTGAAGTGAGACCGGACGTAGTCGAGGAGTTGACAGCTCGAATGAACGCTTTCATCGCACGGCGGGAGCAGGAAACCGGTCGCACTAATCCAATGTATACGAATTTAAATTGGCATGGCTTGGGGACAGGTCCTTTCAAGACATCGCAAGAGGCGTACGACGCACTGCACATCGGTTCCATTCGGCACGCCGTGTCGCTGCAGTCGAAGGACTAG
- a CDS encoding cytosine permease has protein sequence MAQDKNFLLETRSIDFIPTHLRHGKASDLFFFWFGANAQMAVIATGLIALVPGFSLWWAVVGIVLGTVVGSIFMAYHSAQGPNLGVPQMIQSRAQFGYYGAVVPLIMVVVMYLGFYASGAVIGAEAIAKLCHVSVSVGILLSSLAVMLLVLAGYNLMHKFNRVMSYFFSIVFLIVTCLLLFVPKDSVAQTHTHLSATSFQIGPFLLAISLAVINTLGYAPYVADYSRYLPQNTSNAKTFWFSYTGVLISNIWMMVLGAVVQSRTPNPDPITGFLIIGHTVGPWFSVFILLASALGIVSINALNIYGGFMSSLTIANTFFNKWKPTFALRVWFIIPITIVGTYLAFLEKGNLLGSFEAFLGLLIDFLVPWTAINLSDYYFLRRGKYVIDDFFNPHGRYGSVNWVSMTAYFLGIVVGVPFINTSFYEGPIAKLMHGGDISWMVEVVVAGILYLVLFRRFQADKEPSVGRDFSEVQTG, from the coding sequence ATGGCACAGGACAAAAACTTTCTCCTTGAAACGCGAAGTATTGATTTTATTCCGACGCATTTGCGGCACGGCAAAGCCTCAGACTTGTTTTTCTTCTGGTTTGGCGCAAACGCCCAGATGGCGGTCATTGCGACCGGACTCATCGCGCTTGTACCAGGCTTTAGTCTCTGGTGGGCAGTCGTAGGTATTGTCCTTGGAACGGTCGTCGGGTCGATATTTATGGCCTATCATTCCGCGCAAGGGCCGAATTTGGGTGTCCCGCAGATGATTCAAAGTAGGGCTCAGTTTGGTTACTACGGGGCTGTGGTCCCGCTGATTATGGTGGTGGTGATGTACCTTGGCTTTTACGCCTCTGGTGCGGTCATCGGGGCTGAGGCCATCGCGAAACTGTGTCACGTCTCTGTGTCCGTCGGGATCCTCCTTAGCTCTCTAGCCGTGATGTTGCTCGTCCTTGCCGGGTATAATCTCATGCACAAGTTCAATCGCGTGATGTCGTATTTTTTCAGTATTGTCTTCCTGATCGTCACTTGTCTACTACTATTTGTCCCGAAGGATTCCGTCGCGCAAACCCATACTCATCTCAGTGCGACCAGCTTTCAAATAGGCCCATTTTTGTTGGCTATTTCCCTGGCGGTTATCAATACACTGGGATATGCGCCGTATGTGGCTGATTACTCTCGATATCTACCCCAGAATACGTCCAACGCCAAGACGTTCTGGTTCTCCTATACAGGTGTCCTCATCTCGAACATCTGGATGATGGTCCTCGGGGCTGTCGTTCAATCGAGGACGCCGAACCCGGATCCGATCACCGGATTTCTCATCATTGGGCACACCGTTGGACCGTGGTTCTCCGTCTTCATTTTGCTCGCCTCCGCGCTAGGGATTGTCAGTATCAATGCGCTGAATATCTACGGTGGATTTATGTCGTCCTTGACGATCGCCAATACGTTCTTCAACAAATGGAAACCGACATTTGCGTTGCGCGTCTGGTTCATCATTCCGATCACCATCGTGGGAACGTATCTCGCTTTTTTGGAGAAAGGTAATCTCCTCGGCAGTTTCGAAGCGTTTCTAGGGCTCCTCATCGACTTCCTCGTACCATGGACAGCAATCAACTTAAGCGACTATTATTTTTTACGACGTGGAAAGTACGTCATCGACGATTTCTTCAATCCGCACGGGCGTTATGGGAGCGTAAATTGGGTCTCGATGACCGCCTACTTTCTAGGTATTGTGGTTGGTGTCCCGTTTATCAACACCTCGTTCTACGAAGGTCCTATCGCCAAGCTGATGCACGGCGGGGATATCTCGTGGATGGTGGAAGTCGTGGTGGCAGGCATTTTGTATCTAGTCTTGTTCCGCAGGTTTCAGGCGGACAAGGAACCGTCTGTTGGCCGGGACTTTAGTGAAGTACAGACGGGATAA
- a CDS encoding MFS transporter: MNADASIRTAQWKWTFLASMANYIDAGSIVAGAAGLSLWQTYFHMSTTWVGLLAAFSSNGISAGVGALLGGRICDLFGRKRIYSWDLLVYAFGLLWIICAVAPWMLVVGYVIVGLAVGADIPASWTIIAELAPSQSRGKHSGMAIILWNTGPIVCLLMAFALSSLGVLGTRLVFIQLFVVAIVTWMMRRGMVESSRWKEATRQERSLAGRGESQSLSVYGFRSFFKRPHFGALVFCIGFFGIWNLEAGTNGFFFPYILKTVGSQTQSTSVLMQSLGFLLGLVSTACFFMPLNDRVNRRWLFAIGGVLQIVGMMLFAVFPLTILVAFGYVLLNNVGGGVGQRPFFQVWSAELFPTKLRSTAQGLAYGLVRIGVGLWSFFVPVLTATGFHVLAWMLTGFLLVSACIGVIWAPDTRGKSLEQIAVERGYDTDLQVGQPS, from the coding sequence ATGAACGCGGATGCTAGTATCCGAACCGCTCAGTGGAAGTGGACGTTTTTGGCGTCGATGGCCAATTACATCGATGCCGGATCGATCGTTGCAGGCGCAGCGGGTCTTAGTCTCTGGCAGACGTATTTTCACATGTCGACCACGTGGGTTGGTCTCCTCGCAGCGTTCAGCTCGAACGGCATATCCGCAGGTGTCGGCGCATTGCTCGGCGGGCGCATCTGCGACCTGTTTGGGCGGAAGCGAATTTATTCGTGGGATCTGCTGGTGTACGCGTTTGGCCTGTTGTGGATCATCTGTGCGGTTGCTCCTTGGATGTTGGTTGTCGGGTACGTGATCGTCGGGCTCGCCGTCGGGGCGGACATTCCGGCGTCCTGGACGATTATCGCAGAGTTGGCGCCTAGTCAATCTCGCGGTAAACACAGCGGCATGGCCATCATCCTCTGGAACACAGGGCCAATCGTCTGTCTCTTGATGGCGTTTGCGCTGTCGTCGCTGGGGGTCCTTGGCACCCGACTGGTGTTTATCCAATTGTTTGTCGTCGCCATCGTCACGTGGATGATGCGCCGCGGCATGGTGGAATCGTCGCGGTGGAAGGAGGCCACCCGGCAAGAGCGCTCGCTGGCTGGTCGGGGCGAAAGTCAGTCCTTGTCCGTCTATGGTTTTCGATCCTTCTTCAAACGCCCCCATTTCGGTGCACTCGTCTTTTGTATCGGATTCTTTGGCATCTGGAACCTGGAAGCGGGGACGAATGGGTTCTTCTTTCCATATATCCTGAAAACGGTAGGCTCGCAGACGCAGTCGACGAGTGTACTCATGCAGTCACTTGGGTTCTTGTTAGGTCTTGTCAGCACGGCGTGTTTCTTTATGCCGCTCAACGACCGCGTCAATCGCCGGTGGTTGTTCGCAATCGGGGGAGTCCTACAAATCGTCGGTATGATGTTGTTCGCTGTCTTCCCGTTGACCATTCTCGTCGCGTTCGGGTACGTGCTGTTGAACAACGTCGGAGGCGGCGTCGGGCAACGCCCGTTTTTCCAAGTCTGGTCGGCGGAGCTGTTTCCCACGAAGCTGCGCAGTACTGCACAGGGGCTCGCATACGGCCTTGTGCGCATTGGCGTCGGTCTATGGAGTTTCTTCGTGCCCGTCCTAACGGCGACAGGATTTCACGTTCTGGCCTGGATGCTCACTGGCTTCTTGCTGGTCAGTGCCTGCATCGGCGTGATTTGGGCGCCCGATACGCGTGGGAAATCGCTTGAGCAGATCGCCGTCGAGCGCGGGTACGACACAGATCTGCAGGTCGGGCAGCCATCGTGA
- a CDS encoding NAD(P)-dependent oxidoreductase — protein MRVVVIGATGHIGTYLVPRLVEDGHEVVAVSRGNREPYRQSGIWRFVNTATLDRTKLEADGTFGEAVRALRPDAVIDLVCFSLPSAQQLVEALCGQVEHLLHCGTIWVHGPSVEVPALESQPRRPFGDYGIQKAQIEAYLLHAAHMGNIPATVLHPGHIVGPGWSPLNPAGHFNPDVFGRLARGEELALPNLGLETVHHVHADDVAQAFVQALRHRSIAVGESYHVVSPAAISLRGYAECVARWFGRDARLKFLPWDEFKTTVTEEEAAATWDHIAHSPNASIAKARTELGYCPRYSSMEAVKEAVEWLMEQGIVEI, from the coding sequence ATGCGCGTGGTGGTCATTGGGGCAACAGGGCATATCGGTACGTACTTGGTTCCGCGTTTAGTGGAAGATGGGCACGAAGTGGTAGCGGTGAGTCGTGGCAATCGTGAACCGTATCGACAGAGCGGCATCTGGAGATTCGTGAACACAGCCACTTTGGATCGAACGAAATTGGAAGCGGACGGAACGTTTGGTGAAGCAGTGCGGGCCTTACGGCCCGACGCTGTGATCGATCTCGTTTGTTTTTCTCTTCCAAGCGCACAGCAGTTGGTCGAGGCCTTGTGCGGCCAAGTCGAGCACTTGCTTCACTGTGGCACCATCTGGGTTCACGGACCTAGCGTGGAAGTGCCTGCTCTCGAGAGCCAGCCGCGTCGACCGTTTGGCGATTACGGAATTCAAAAGGCGCAGATTGAGGCCTATCTCTTGCACGCGGCCCACATGGGGAACATCCCTGCAACGGTGCTGCACCCTGGTCATATTGTGGGACCAGGCTGGTCCCCGTTGAACCCAGCTGGCCATTTCAATCCAGACGTCTTTGGCCGATTAGCGCGTGGCGAAGAGCTGGCACTGCCCAATTTGGGACTGGAAACCGTGCACCACGTCCACGCAGACGATGTGGCACAGGCTTTTGTGCAGGCGTTGCGCCACCGGAGTATCGCGGTTGGCGAGAGCTATCACGTCGTATCTCCAGCCGCCATCTCACTGCGAGGGTATGCAGAATGTGTCGCACGGTGGTTTGGCCGCGATGCAAGGCTCAAATTCTTGCCGTGGGACGAATTTAAGACGACGGTCACCGAAGAGGAAGCCGCAGCGACCTGGGATCACATTGCGCACAGTCCGAACGCGAGCATTGCGAAGGCTCGAACGGAATTGGGCTATTGTCCGCGCTATTCCTCCATGGAAGCCGTCAAAGAGGCTGTCGAGTGGTTGATGGAACAAGGGATCGTCGAGATCTGA
- a CDS encoding aldehyde dehydrogenase family protein: MTVQVLGRKMYIRGMWVERENMIDVRDPQDDSLIDLVPAATPQDVEVAVEAAKDGAMIAASMRTHQRMSILHKTADYIRTHCEEYAVTIAREGSKTIREARREVQRAIQTLELSAEEARRLHGEVIPFDQSPAGEKRVGYYYRFPIGIVVAITPFNDPLNLVAHKVGPAIATGNAVIVKPSMETPLSALMLAKAFSEAGLPPKVLSVITGHAEDIGDRLVTHPAVRGVSFTGGLATGERISKQAGLKKLSMELGSNSPVIVLSDADLDKAVESTVQGAFGAAGQNCLGVQRVFIEQSIYGAFVEQITRRTRTLVVGDKLSEETDIGPLISEKEAIRVESWVDEAVSMGAVIETGGQRDGAFYQPTVLTNVPLHCKVVREEVFGPVVSLFSVSGLEEALDLANGVDYGLQAGIFTQNIDRAYAAIQRLQVGGVMINDSSDFRVDAMPFGGVKGSGIGREGVQFSIREFSELKVVCFNLN, encoded by the coding sequence ATGACCGTTCAAGTTCTCGGCAGAAAGATGTATATACGCGGAATGTGGGTCGAGCGAGAGAACATGATCGATGTTCGCGACCCGCAGGATGATAGCTTGATCGACCTCGTTCCCGCCGCGACGCCGCAGGACGTCGAGGTGGCGGTCGAGGCAGCCAAGGACGGGGCGATGATCGCCGCCTCGATGCGGACGCATCAGCGCATGAGCATCTTGCACAAAACGGCCGATTACATTCGGACGCACTGCGAAGAGTACGCCGTCACCATCGCCCGCGAAGGAAGCAAGACGATTCGCGAGGCGCGGCGGGAAGTTCAGCGCGCTATTCAGACGCTCGAGCTCAGCGCGGAAGAGGCGCGGCGTCTGCACGGTGAGGTAATCCCATTCGACCAGTCGCCGGCAGGCGAGAAGCGGGTGGGTTACTACTATCGCTTTCCAATCGGGATCGTGGTAGCGATTACGCCATTCAACGACCCGCTGAACCTCGTCGCTCACAAAGTCGGCCCAGCGATTGCGACGGGCAATGCGGTCATCGTCAAGCCGTCGATGGAGACACCGCTTAGCGCATTGATGCTTGCCAAGGCATTTTCAGAGGCTGGTTTGCCGCCGAAAGTGTTGTCCGTAATCACAGGGCATGCAGAAGATATTGGCGATCGGCTCGTGACGCATCCCGCGGTACGGGGGGTGAGTTTCACAGGCGGTCTGGCGACGGGTGAACGGATCTCTAAGCAGGCAGGATTGAAGAAACTCAGCATGGAGCTTGGGTCGAACTCGCCTGTGATCGTCTTAAGCGACGCCGACCTTGACAAGGCGGTGGAGTCGACGGTGCAAGGAGCGTTTGGCGCGGCGGGGCAAAATTGTCTGGGCGTTCAACGCGTGTTCATTGAGCAATCCATCTACGGCGCGTTTGTCGAACAAATTACGAGACGCACCAGGACCCTGGTCGTCGGCGACAAGTTGTCCGAGGAGACGGACATCGGTCCGCTCATCTCGGAAAAGGAGGCCATCCGCGTCGAATCGTGGGTAGATGAAGCTGTCTCGATGGGCGCGGTGATCGAAACAGGTGGACAAAGAGATGGCGCATTCTATCAACCGACTGTTCTCACGAACGTACCGTTGCACTGCAAAGTCGTTCGAGAGGAAGTGTTTGGCCCGGTCGTCTCGCTGTTTTCTGTCTCGGGATTAGAGGAAGCCTTGGACCTGGCGAACGGTGTCGATTACGGACTGCAGGCCGGGATTTTTACCCAGAACATCGACCGTGCGTACGCTGCCATCCAACGTCTGCAGGTAGGCGGGGTGATGATCAACGACAGCAGCGATTTCCGGGTCGATGCGATGCCGTTTGGCGGCGTCAAAGGGTCCGGAATTGGAAGAGAGGGTGTCCAGTTTTCCATACGGGAATTCTCGGAATTAAAAGTCGTCTGTTTCAACCTCAACTAA
- a CDS encoding AraC family transcriptional regulator has translation MQLCSESFMKEKFPFCIMSMVHDADHIPGVHGHDFIELVYVVSGQARHMFQHESYQLNAGDVFIINPGEVHNYSVDPGHQLEIINCLFLPHLIKDSLLSELEISNSMDYFYVHPFLNTNDRFHHRLNLSGDEAVRVLSILQNMMHEMDAKQIGYPTLIRMQMVELLVILSRYYQLSREQKTSCHARENALIAARICGYLERHYDQKITLSQLSDLFHISTRQLNRVFKQETGMSVIEKVHQIRLTRAKALLSETTEKVISIAALVGYEDPAFFSRLFSRHMGCSPSHYRSRISSQPS, from the coding sequence TTGCAACTCTGTAGCGAGAGCTTCATGAAGGAGAAGTTTCCGTTTTGTATCATGTCGATGGTCCACGACGCCGATCACATCCCCGGCGTTCACGGACACGACTTCATCGAACTGGTGTATGTTGTGAGCGGTCAGGCGAGGCACATGTTTCAGCACGAGTCATACCAGTTGAACGCGGGCGACGTGTTCATCATCAACCCTGGGGAAGTGCACAACTACAGCGTCGACCCTGGCCACCAGTTAGAGATCATAAACTGCCTGTTTCTTCCACATCTGATCAAGGATTCTTTACTGAGCGAACTGGAAATCTCGAATTCGATGGATTACTTTTACGTGCACCCCTTCCTCAACACAAACGATCGCTTCCATCATCGCCTCAATCTATCTGGCGATGAAGCGGTGCGGGTATTGAGCATTCTGCAGAACATGATGCACGAAATGGACGCGAAGCAGATTGGCTATCCGACCTTGATTCGCATGCAGATGGTCGAACTATTGGTCATTTTATCGCGCTATTACCAACTCTCGCGTGAGCAGAAGACCAGTTGTCACGCGCGGGAGAACGCGCTGATAGCGGCGCGCATTTGCGGATACCTGGAACGCCACTACGACCAGAAAATTACCTTGAGCCAGCTCTCGGACCTATTTCACATCAGCACGCGCCAACTAAACAGGGTGTTCAAACAGGAAACTGGTATGAGCGTGATCGAAAAAGTCCATCAAATTCGCTTGACGCGGGCCAAAGCCCTGTTGTCGGAGACGACGGAAAAAGTCATCTCGATTGCTGCTTTGGTGGGGTACGAAGACCCAGCATTCTTCAGTCGGCTCTTCAGCCGGCACATGGGGTGCTCACCAAGTCATTATCGGTCTCGAATCAGCAGTCAGCCATCGTGA
- a CDS encoding sugar phosphate isomerase/epimerase, with the protein MDVGIVTRSFPELTNAEAAELIASAGFRWIELCFSQTDSNYWVYNGRSDLTDLSDAKSKAIVSEYRNRGLEITSLGVFTNLLEPDDVQWKENLAYFDRLMEIAAVNEIPVVATECGFIPGHRGINADFFESRFARLCSALQWLTERASQYDLDVALEPCVLDVVPSAKRAVDLIQQVGSKRLKILLDPANFIANNTEEEMFLHLSPYVAYFHGKDRDVNAAKGCAVGDGHIDWHKFIECYQRCTPGVPFILEYVTRDNFCDIRDRVLALEREVTTSMPQ; encoded by the coding sequence ATGGATGTGGGGATTGTGACCCGTAGCTTTCCGGAACTGACGAACGCAGAAGCGGCCGAACTGATCGCCAGTGCGGGGTTTCGTTGGATTGAGCTGTGCTTTTCGCAAACGGATTCGAATTACTGGGTATATAACGGCCGTTCGGACCTAACTGACCTGTCCGACGCGAAGAGTAAAGCGATCGTTTCAGAGTACCGGAATCGCGGGTTGGAAATTACGTCACTCGGGGTGTTTACAAATCTTTTGGAGCCAGACGACGTGCAGTGGAAAGAAAATCTCGCCTACTTTGACCGGTTGATGGAAATCGCCGCGGTCAACGAGATTCCAGTCGTCGCGACTGAGTGTGGATTTATTCCTGGCCACCGCGGAATCAATGCCGATTTTTTCGAAAGCCGCTTCGCGAGATTGTGTAGTGCTCTACAGTGGTTGACAGAGCGCGCCAGTCAATACGATCTCGACGTGGCCCTCGAACCTTGTGTATTAGATGTGGTACCTAGTGCAAAACGAGCGGTGGACTTGATTCAGCAAGTCGGATCCAAGCGTCTGAAAATTTTGTTAGACCCGGCAAACTTCATCGCAAACAACACCGAGGAAGAGATGTTTCTGCACTTATCTCCCTACGTCGCGTACTTCCACGGCAAGGATCGGGACGTGAACGCGGCAAAGGGATGTGCTGTAGGGGACGGCCACATCGACTGGCACAAGTTTATCGAATGCTATCAGCGGTGTACGCCGGGTGTGCCGTTCATTTTGGAGTATGTCACACGTGACAATTTCTGTGATATTCGGGACCGCGTGTTGGCGCTCGAGCGGGAAGTAACCACCTCGATGCCTCAGTAG
- a CDS encoding Gfo/Idh/MocA family oxidoreductase, with product MTLNVGVVGVGNIGSIHASVYDGHPQTRLAAVCDIDRAKADLAAEKYGATAFYSVEQMLASGIQLDACSVATKGEENGSEHFAPTMALLAAGVPVLGEKPISNQIGEATQMVELARQKQIPYGVNLNHRFTPAAKLARDWIDEGRLGALHMINMRMWINNPVESSPWFHLRALHPHSFDVMRYFCGDVTRVAAFMMKGEGRSIWSNTQIILQFENGVIGNLTGSYDAGPSYGLERCEVVGSKGRFVLEDACEHLTFSPRDSIAAETYHYLGGMREFSETFASRIGAWIDQLSAEVPYDQVDGSGQDALEAQLIIEAAIESWESGRIVELSELRDKAAVQ from the coding sequence ATGACGTTGAATGTCGGTGTGGTTGGTGTCGGCAATATCGGAAGTATCCATGCATCGGTCTATGACGGGCATCCACAGACGCGATTGGCGGCGGTTTGCGACATTGACCGTGCGAAAGCGGATTTGGCCGCAGAGAAATATGGCGCCACGGCGTTTTATAGCGTGGAGCAGATGCTTGCATCCGGCATCCAACTGGATGCTTGTAGTGTGGCCACGAAAGGCGAGGAGAACGGCAGCGAGCACTTTGCTCCAACGATGGCGTTACTTGCAGCTGGCGTTCCAGTGCTCGGGGAAAAGCCGATCTCGAATCAAATTGGCGAAGCGACGCAAATGGTCGAACTGGCGCGGCAAAAGCAAATTCCTTACGGAGTCAATTTAAATCATCGCTTTACGCCTGCAGCAAAACTGGCGAGGGACTGGATTGACGAGGGGCGCCTCGGCGCGTTGCACATGATCAATATGCGCATGTGGATCAACAATCCGGTCGAATCGTCCCCGTGGTTTCATCTACGTGCGCTCCATCCCCATTCGTTTGACGTCATGCGTTACTTCTGTGGTGATGTCACGCGCGTGGCCGCGTTCATGATGAAGGGAGAGGGGCGTTCGATTTGGTCGAACACCCAGATCATTTTACAGTTCGAGAACGGCGTCATCGGCAATTTGACGGGCAGCTACGACGCAGGTCCCAGTTACGGGTTGGAAAGGTGCGAGGTGGTTGGTTCGAAGGGGCGCTTTGTCCTCGAGGACGCCTGCGAACATTTGACGTTCTCCCCGCGCGATAGCATCGCGGCCGAGACGTACCACTATCTTGGTGGCATGAGGGAGTTTAGCGAGACGTTCGCGAGCCGCATCGGGGCGTGGATCGATCAGTTGTCGGCAGAGGTGCCATACGATCAGGTAGACGGATCGGGCCAAGACGCGTTGGAGGCTCAACTCATCATTGAAGCGGCCATTGAGTCATGGGAGTCAGGGCGTATCGTCGAGTTGAGCGAGCTGCGCGACAAAGCGGCTGTTCAGTGA
- a CDS encoding MFS transporter yields MAGSGTVEYTTELRPSKSQWKWTFLSSMANYIDAGSIVAGASGLSLWQTFFHMSNSFVGILAAFSSNAISAGVGALIGGRICDLFGRKRIYSWDLLVYAFGILWIIFAMNAWMLVVGYVIVGLAVGADVPASWTIIAEIAPNKSRGKMSGMAQALWNTGPIVCLLLAFAFSHLGVLGTRLVFAHLFILAMVTWFMRRGMVESARWKSAVERKDEKVKSGSGTTARQPENAALSAQSDVGFKAFLRKPHFGAIVFCIGMYGIWNLNAGTNGFFFPYILRTVGAESQSTSVLMQCLGFFLGLLSTLFIFMPFSDRVNRRLFFGISALMQVVAMILFAVFPLTMGVALAYLLLGNICGGFGQQAFFQLWSAELFPTRLRSTSSRYRLCRGPGRPWNLELLRSYPDGDRISQTGLDLDWLSLYQWTDWRYLDAENQRQVTGRDRGRTHQSLIYSIDRIRVVELSTGLSDSRECMRT; encoded by the coding sequence ATGGCGGGTTCTGGGACAGTCGAATATACCACGGAACTGCGACCTTCAAAGTCGCAGTGGAAATGGACCTTCTTATCGTCGATGGCCAATTACATCGACGCAGGTTCGATCGTCGCGGGAGCCTCTGGTCTCAGTCTATGGCAAACCTTCTTTCATATGAGCAACTCGTTCGTCGGGATTTTAGCGGCCTTTAGTTCGAATGCTATTTCGGCTGGTGTGGGCGCATTAATAGGTGGCAGAATCTGCGACCTGTTCGGCCGCAAACGAATTTATTCCTGGGACCTGCTCGTGTACGCTTTCGGAATTCTCTGGATCATCTTTGCGATGAACGCGTGGATGCTCGTGGTTGGGTATGTCATCGTCGGGCTCGCCGTGGGTGCGGACGTGCCAGCGTCATGGACGATTATCGCGGAAATCGCGCCGAATAAATCACGCGGCAAGATGAGTGGCATGGCGCAGGCGTTGTGGAATACCGGGCCGATTGTGTGTCTGCTGCTCGCTTTCGCATTCTCTCACCTTGGCGTACTTGGGACTCGACTGGTATTTGCTCATTTGTTCATCTTGGCGATGGTCACCTGGTTCATGCGTCGGGGCATGGTTGAATCGGCTCGCTGGAAATCCGCTGTGGAACGCAAAGACGAGAAGGTTAAGAGTGGCTCGGGCACCACTGCCCGGCAGCCGGAGAACGCCGCGCTATCCGCTCAATCTGACGTTGGTTTCAAAGCCTTTTTGAGAAAGCCGCACTTCGGCGCCATCGTATTTTGCATCGGTATGTATGGCATTTGGAACCTGAATGCGGGGACCAACGGTTTCTTCTTCCCATACATTCTCCGAACGGTTGGTGCGGAGAGTCAATCGACGAGTGTGCTGATGCAGTGTTTAGGATTCTTCCTCGGGCTACTCAGCACCTTGTTCATCTTTATGCCGTTTAGCGATCGTGTCAATCGCCGGTTATTTTTCGGAATCAGTGCCTTGATGCAGGTGGTAGCCATGATTCTCTTCGCCGTCTTTCCCCTGACGATGGGCGTGGCACTCGCATATCTGCTATTGGGCAACATCTGTGGAGGATTTGGTCAACAGGCCTTCTTCCAACTATGGTCTGCAGAATTGTTCCCGACTAGGCTGCGAAGTACAAGCTCAAGGTATCGCCTTTGCCGTGGTCCGGGTCGGCCTTGGAATCTGGAGCTTCTTCGTTCCTATCCTGACGGCGACCGGATTTCACAAACTGGCCTGGATCTTGACTGGCTTTCTCTTTATCAGTGGACTGATTGGCGTTATTTGGACGCCGAAAACCAGAGGCAAGTCACTGGAAGAGATCGAGGCCGAACGCATCAATCTCTCATTTACAGCATCGACCGTATCAGAGTCGTCGAATTATCCACAGGCCTAAGTGACAGCCGCGAATGTATGAGGACGTGA